The genomic DNA GATGTGAGGGGCATGAGGGATAGTAAGAAGGTAGGAGGAGGAATGCTGAATTATAGATTCTGGTGAGGTTGAAGTAATGTTGGAGTTGTGTGAAAGTGAATGGACTGGAAGGACAGGAGGTAGTGATCAGAAGATGggattttaaaattgagaatgtAGAGAATTTGAACTTACTGATAATTTAGGACTAAGGCTATAGCACCAtagtccaataaaaatataatgtgattCACGTATGACATATTTTGGTGAGATATTTAAATTCGTTTTTTACATAGTAATTCTTCAAAActtgtgtattttacacttaacaacacagctttaaaaaattttttttaatgtgtatttatttttgagagagagagacaagagtgtgagtggggggaggggcagagagagagagagacacagaatccgaaataggctccaggctctgagctgtcagtacagagcctgatgtggggctagaactcacaggccatgagattatgacctgagccaaagtcacacttaactgactgacctgtcccaggtgccccacacttaAAACACATCTTAACTTaaactagtcacatttcaaatgctcactAGCTACAAGTGGCTAGTGACTATTATATTGGATGGCACAGCTCTAGAGTATGACCATAGGTTAAGTGGTCCGGTAGAGAGACCAAGGTGTTGGAAGGATCACCTATGTGAATACTGGAATCAccaagaatattactcagtcactAAAAAGAACATGTTAGACCTATATGTAGAGTTGGAAAAATCCCCAAGACATATGgtgaagtaaaaattaattttcattataatatgtatggttaatattattttaaaaaatatgtaagttacaAAAGAATACTGCAATGAAAGAGACATGCTAACTTGATGGTGGTTACCTCTGGAGAATGGAGTAGATATAGGATGTGGGAATGAAGGAAGAcatcttgctttatttatttctgggtcttttaaatattttacaatgagAAGGTATTCATGTACTCTTTGCATAGTAATTTTTCAAACAGTTAAAATATGAATACCATTGATCCAGTTATCAGTTTGACTtggttcccctcctcccccatcacctGCCCTTTCCTCAGTTTCACGTATCATGAATTATTCTGAGAATACAAAGCTGGACGGCAAACTAGCTATTTTTAGCATTTTCATTAGCAAGAGGGTTATGTATTCCAGTTTGTTATCTATGCTTCGTAAAGCACCTTGTTAAgacttctgtttctgctttgtgttGCTTGGGGCCTCAGATGACCACATCTTATCTCAAGATGTATATGATTAAGCCAAGGAGAATGAACTGTGGGGTTTGGGGTTCCAGTCTGTGCTTTATTCatcagtatttattttctcaactaAGATAAATGTGTAGCTCAGGAATGctcaagaagacataaagaaacatCTGGTAATCTCTTTCTTTAGATTttgagcttcttgagggcagggtctAAATCTCTAAACCCCTGGTGTATTAATGCACAttacataataggcactcaaatGTTCTTTAAACAGCACATGTGTTAATGGTAAGAGGCTAGAAAGTATACACAATCAGAGTTTAGGGCAGACTGTGTGTTAATTTCTATGTGTTGCTTTCCTAATGAAGTTTCCACTTCTCCTTCAAAATTTAGGTCAAATGTCACGTTCCCCCCTTAGCTTTCCCTTCTGGACAAGTAGTTAACAGCCATATCTTCAATGTGCCCACATAATTATTTGTATACCTCTTAAACCTTCTCTTGCTATatgttcacattttaaatttctcttctaaTTGTGAGTTCCTTTTGGGTTAAAGACCATTTCTTATTATATATTACCCAGTGCCTGAGATATAACAGGGGCCTAATAAATGTCTGGTGAATGAATGACTATATGTATAGAGCAGACCTTGTCATCTCAAACCTATTCCCACacacaggaggaaagaaagatgaaactaacatttaaatagtgaattacagaatatttattgagtacctgctataGACTAAGCAGGAGGAACAGAAACAAACTGTCTGGAGTTAGTTTTAACTCCTTCAGCAATGCCGGATTCCTCAtcataaaaaaaatcccattctgCTGATTTAGTATTCATTCACTCTTTGATTAATCATCACGTACAGTTTTCTCAAGTGTACTTTCAAATATTGCATAATGCCGTAGACCATTAAATATTCCAAAGACTGTCTGAAAGACCAGAGGAATCATCATTGCTTTTACCTCTGTTTGACAAAGCATCAACCAGTAAAGTAAAACCCTTCCTTTTGGTGGCAATGGAACAGTATGAtacctaaaaaggaaaaataattaagcaCTTCTTCTGCATGTATTTTCTATGAAAAGTTCATTGGTTCTCTTAAGTGGATAATTTCAATTCCAAGGTCTTTCATGTAGATAGCAAAAAGGTTGAAAGCTAGCTATTTGAAGTAACAAAGTACATTTTGATTAAAATGTGTCATTGGCAGCTAAAGtttaacattaaacaaataaacaaaaacaaaaggaaggaaggaaggaaggaaggaaggaaggaaggaaggaaggaaggaagaaaaggaacagatggACTTACTTGACTGCCAGGCGTCCAGTTTTAGAAAAAGCCAAACCAGTGGGATATAAAACACCACATACTATGCCAACCAGTGAACTCCTCAGAACACAATTTTCCTGGCTTATATTGcctggaaaacaaaaggaaatttagtCTCCTTTTAAAACTCAGGATAAGAACAATTAAGACAGTCTTTCTTGTGTCCTCACAGAGTAGTTATCTGTACTGTCCTCATagtgaaaacaatagaaattcagTCTCTAAGGCACATGATAGGCTAAGAGcatcatgtttaaaaaatgcctttattACACTTAATGTAAGGTGAGTTATCTCTTATAAATTTGGTTTCTTCAGAAGCAATTTCATAATGAGAAATATTAAACAGCAGACCCAGACATCTGGATTCTAGgttaatgcatttttattgtcTATGTGTTAGGCATGTGTTAGTGATACAATGCTACATAAAAGAGACCCAAACTCTAACATTTAGGTGAGTCCAGTAGGAACAAAAGAACtagacaaatatttaaataaataattttttaagtgtgtacAATGCTTTGAAGGTAAAATGAATAGAGAATGTGTCCAGAAACCTAACCTACCCTGAGGGAACCCGAGGTTTCCCTGGGAAAGAGATATGTAAGTAGGGACCTGATAAACAGGATTCAGAGGTTCCATTAATTACTAGTTGTGAAACTTGAGGTAAGGGGAGGAGGTAGGAAATAACATTAGAAGCCCACACAATAAGCCAGATATCTCATTAGGCATTTATgatactgtattttaattatcACAACTGTCCTGTGAGGTAAGTACTAGTAGTCCTAATTTATAGATAAGACAATTGAGTCTCAGATATTAAATGACTTATCCAATGTCACAAAACTTAAGCAGTGGGGGGTAGAATCTGAAATCATGTGTGTAGAATGCCAAAGCCTGCTTTTTATATTATGTTGCTTTCTAACATACGTGAACATGTCTTAGTTTTGGTTGTGTACCTGTAAAAAGGACACAATACTATTTGTTCTGCCTCATCAGGAGGATTGTTGTGATGAAGAAACAGGACAATATAGGTAAAGGTAGTCTGTAAGTTGTAAAGGAATATACAAGTGTAAGTGATCATTATAAATGGTAGCAAAATTTTGTGTTAATGTGTAATTTTAGACATAAACACATTATacattaatgaatttaaatttaccCAAATACAAAGCATCTGTTACAAGGAACTTATAAGCGACTACAGTAGACAAAAACGGAAGTGTAGTCACTGATGCATATGTCTTCAAAGCATCATGTTTAACCTTGAAGCAGTGTCTGAAAATGAAGTTCGCCAACATTCCAGAGAGACTAGCTGCTGTTCCAAAGAACACTGTGCCATACACATTTAAAGTCCTAACAgggaaaacatagagaaaaattaCATTCAGCATAATATAGTATTCTCTTAAAGGATATATCCTTTCCTGGGTATAACCAAcaccaaatatttcttgaatacttACTACGCAAGAGACATTTTCTCTGTGCTGAGGATGAGGCActgataaagaatattaaaaaacaaatctcacTTCTCACGGAACTTTCATTCTAATGAGGGGATAATTCTCTCTCTGAGATCAATTAGTGTGGTTCTAAAATGGAACTCTTTTAAGAGATAAATTCTGGtcacaaataaaaattagtatGTTCTAGTATAGCCAAATTTTATGAGATATCTAAGAATGCTGCTCTTGCTAAAAGGATTAATTTCTTAAGTCATATGAACAAAGTTGTTTACATTTTGGTTAGTCCTTCTAGCAAATAACTATTTCTTAATTAGTCcagatatatttcaaataatttgtctAGGATTTCCAAAACTTCATGCAAAGAGATTTGATAggtctagttttatttattccgATCATACCTAAATTCATAAATGTCTGAGGTCTAAGATTAATGTCCTTTGATAATGTCCTCTGTTAATCGAAGTTTAAGTGGTAATGTGAGATAATATGTACACCATGGAATCTGTATTCCTTTTTTGAATTCAGCACTGTGCTGAGTCAATTAATTCTAAACTGAATTTAATTACAATTGAAcatcaattaaatataaatagctcCCAAAATGGTGTTCTCctaattgcttttaatttaaaaatgtttattatacaaATAACATTTCAACAATaattctggactttttttttaagtttatttattcattttgagggcacctgggtggctcagtcagttaagcatccaactcttggtttcagctcaggtaatgatctcatggttagtgggtttgagccccgtgctgatagcacagagcctgctttggattctctttctccctctctctctctctctctctgcccctcctctgttagCTCTCactcttgtttattttgagagagaaagaaagaacaccagtgggggaagggcagagagagggggagagagacagaatttcaagcagacaGTGCTTGTGAGCCCAACTCGATCTCACAaagagatcgtaacctgagctgagatcaaaagtgagacacttcaccagctgagccacccttGTGCCcctggtcattttatttttaagaagcaaaataaattatccaTGGTCTCAATATTACAACAAATCACTATTTTCATCTGTCCAtacttctcttcagttttttttaataagcttttttATAACCAATTCAATAAAGTTAATAGATCTTAGATACTTAGAAACAACAGTAATACAGAAGATCTGCAAATAAAGTTATTGACTGTCAGTCTGGGTGtgtctcttacttttcttttctaagatactccatttttttttctatgatttcGATGACCATGGGTCTTCTGAATTTTTCATCTCCTAGAGAAACACTGGGCTGACCATGTGTGTATGTTGCCATTCTGATGTCctggaaaacacaaaatttcaGAATCATAATAGCTAATGATATTAAttataagttttataaattttagattccaattaaaaaacatttagacCCTAGTAAAATGTCATCTGCTTTCACATACAGTGTCCATGATTCAATCACTATTTAGCAGCTACTATTTAGTAGACAATGGCTTTTTGAGAAACTGGCAGGATAATAATCATctctaattttatacttttatagatgagaaaaatgaggttcaGAAAGGTTGACTTGCCTTAAGACCTAGTGTAGAAGGATAACTTGCAGAGAtactgagtttttgttttccttacagtTTTCCTCAAAGGTAGCCAGGTCCTCTgtagttctttttctagctttttcaAAGCTAGAAGGAAACAGTAGGTACTTGTTGACAACTATCTCATGAAAGCCTGACCTCCTTTTGGAGATTATGTTTCCTGGAGATGGAAGAGAGCAGGGACTGCCTTGGAGAATAGTGAGAGAGACATCAGAAAGAGGGACACTGTTCCAGGCTAGAAAGAGGTAGTAGATCATGGATACCGTGGATTACAGAAATTATATATCCAGCCCCCTCACCTGGGGCAGAAGCCACAGCCTTTGCTGGAAACTACATGTGGCACTGAGCTTCAGGGTTGGAAGGCTCCAGTGTCCCAAGTGTAAAATATGAACAGACAGTTGCCAATGTCAAGGGACCATGAGGGTTTGGCCAGTAACATcttaagagaaagtaaaaaatagtgataaacaaaacaaaacaaaatcggATCCTCAAACAGGATCCTTCCTGAATGCTTTGCTCTGGTTAAGACTTTCAGGTCTCTGAAAAGTCTTAATAATGACATTTGTTAAACCTGTTGCCACATTGGTATTATGAGATTCCAGATTAGCCGATGAATAGATTACAAAATCATGGCCCTTCACAATTTATACCAActtctgttttaatatttatagtcAAGGACACAGACTATATCTCAAATTTCAGGAGTCCTGGGCAAGAGAATTAGAGTGGATTAAGCATAATGAACACAGAAGATAataaatcagtgattctcaacctttAGGGTACACAGGAATCACATGGGGGGTTCATTTTAAATGCAATGTCTTGAGCTCCCTCCTGAGATATCTGGATTCAACAGGAATAGGGTTAAGtctagaaatctgcattttattttatcttttttttttttttcttaaagtagacttcatgcccagtgcggagcccaatgcgggccttgaactcaagcagccttgagatcaagaccttagctgagatcgagttggatgcttaactggaagcttacaactgagctacccaggcgtcccacagaaatctgcattttaatagtaCCAAGTGATTTTGCCACTGGTTGTCAGTGGACACATTGCTGTAATTGTTGCACATCACTGTAATACTCATTTGCTGAGTAAGTGATATGTGCCAATTCTAACTAATGAAAGGTCAATTCATTCATGGCATCAACATCGTGAAAGTACGGGCTCCTTTGAACTTTCGTATGTTAATACACAATAAGTAATAACGGgcaagtttctttccttttatcacTGCAGAATTGGACTCAAGCCAGtactatctttttctttaaaatatctgggaggacagggaaaaaaattataaattacaatttCTCAGGGACTAGATTTAATCTTTTGGCTCTTTCAGACATCtaaatggaaaatggaagagaTAGTAACATCTAAGGGAGATTCTATATCTAAGCCATCCAATGTACTATGAAGGCAGGTATCAGTAATGTGGTAATTTACCAAAAATCTTggataaagtatttatttttctgtcattcaaTTCATTGATGACATTGAAGTCCCttacttcccacaaagaaaactctcaGGCAATGCTTTGAACCAAGCTTCTACCCTACTGATAGTCTACACTATCAGTTTATAGGGAACCCAGACATCTAGTATAATGATTCTAAAATCCTGAAACAGGACAGATACTTATTGagcacaaatatttactgaatgcctagtCTTTGGAAGGCACTGTTTATTAAAGCAGAG from Panthera tigris isolate Pti1 chromosome D1, P.tigris_Pti1_mat1.1, whole genome shotgun sequence includes the following:
- the TMEM126B gene encoding complex I assembly factor TMEM126B, mitochondrial isoform X3, with the protein product MATYTHGQPSVSLGDEKFRRPMVIEIIEKKMEYLRKEKTLNVYGTVFFGTAASLSGMLANFIFRHCFKVKHDALKTYASVTTLPFLSTVVAYKFLVTDALYLGNISQENCVLRSSLVGIVCGVLYPTGLAFSKTGRLAVKYHTVPLPPKGRVLLYWLMLCQTEVKAMMIPLVFQTVFGIFNGLRHYAIFESTLEKTVRDD
- the TMEM126B gene encoding complex I assembly factor TMEM126B, mitochondrial isoform X1 → MAALGREAGADLRDAGVLPVRTGEASKDIRMATYTHGQPSVSLGDEKFRRPMVIEIIEKKMEYLRKEKTLNVYGTVFFGTAASLSGMLANFIFRHCFKVKHDALKTYASVTTLPFLSTVVAYKFLVTDALYLGNISQENCVLRSSLVGIVCGVLYPTGLAFSKTGRLAVKYHTVPLPPKGRVLLYWLMLCQTEVKAMMIPLVFQTVFGIFNGLRHYAIFESTLEKTVRDD
- the TMEM126B gene encoding complex I assembly factor TMEM126B, mitochondrial isoform X2, which translates into the protein MQDIRMATYTHGQPSVSLGDEKFRRPMVIEIIEKKMEYLRKEKTLNVYGTVFFGTAASLSGMLANFIFRHCFKVKHDALKTYASVTTLPFLSTVVAYKFLVTDALYLGNISQENCVLRSSLVGIVCGVLYPTGLAFSKTGRLAVKYHTVPLPPKGRVLLYWLMLCQTEVKAMMIPLVFQTVFGIFNGLRHYAIFESTLEKTVRDD